From Meiothermus sp., a single genomic window includes:
- a CDS encoding thiamine pyrophosphate-dependent dehydrogenase E1 component subunit alpha: MVQEKIRFQPFSSEPIRLVDEQGHWIAPFEHGLPPEQLQRFYRDMLAARLLDEKLVILIRTGKTSFIAPHAGHEAAQVGIAHALRKGHDWLFPYYRDMGLVLAMGVPLVEIFGQTLGNAADPAKGRQMPSHPGSRPLNIFTVCSAIASHVPPAAGAAISMKLRRTHQVAVCTFGDGATSEGDWHAGLNFAAVQGAPAVFVCENNRYAISVNISKQTASQNIAVKAHAYGIPGYYVDGLDVLASYFVMQEALERARAGQGASLVELVVHRFGAHSSADDDSRYRSREELAAERQQDPLLRYQRFLEKQGLWDAQWANELRLEISKELEAALQEAQKAGEPDPLQMFDDVYAARPWHLEEQRRLVAEELQS, encoded by the coding sequence ATGGTTCAAGAGAAAATACGCTTCCAACCCTTTAGCAGTGAGCCCATCCGGCTGGTAGACGAACAGGGCCACTGGATCGCGCCCTTCGAGCACGGGCTGCCCCCCGAGCAGCTCCAACGCTTCTACCGCGACATGCTGGCGGCCCGGCTGCTGGACGAAAAACTGGTCATCCTGATCCGCACCGGCAAAACCAGCTTCATCGCTCCCCACGCGGGCCACGAAGCCGCCCAGGTAGGCATCGCGCACGCCTTGCGAAAGGGCCACGACTGGCTTTTCCCCTACTACCGGGATATGGGCTTAGTGCTGGCCATGGGGGTGCCGCTGGTGGAAATCTTCGGCCAGACCCTGGGCAACGCCGCCGACCCCGCCAAGGGCCGCCAGATGCCCTCGCACCCCGGCAGCCGGCCCCTCAATATCTTCACCGTCTGCTCGGCCATCGCCTCCCATGTACCGCCCGCCGCCGGCGCGGCCATCAGCATGAAGTTGCGTCGCACCCATCAGGTAGCAGTCTGCACCTTTGGCGATGGGGCCACCAGCGAGGGCGACTGGCACGCCGGTCTCAACTTTGCCGCCGTGCAGGGCGCTCCGGCGGTGTTTGTGTGCGAGAACAACCGCTACGCCATCAGCGTGAACATCTCCAAGCAGACCGCCTCCCAAAACATCGCCGTCAAGGCTCATGCCTACGGGATTCCGGGTTACTACGTGGACGGGCTGGATGTACTGGCCAGCTACTTTGTGATGCAGGAGGCCCTCGAGCGCGCCCGGGCCGGGCAGGGGGCCAGCCTGGTGGAACTGGTGGTTCACCGCTTTGGGGCCCACTCCTCTGCCGATGACGACAGCCGCTACCGCTCCCGCGAGGAGCTGGCCGCCGAGCGCCAGCAAGACCCCCTTCTGCGATACCAGCGCTTCCTGGAAAAGCAGGGCTTGTGGGATGCTCAGTGGGCCAACGAGCTGCGCCTGGAAATCTCCAAGGAGCTCGAGGCCGCCCTGCAAGAAGCGCAGAAGGCCGGAGAACCCGACCCCTTGCAGATGTTCGACGACGTCTACGCCGCCCGCCCCTGGCACCTGGAAGAACAGCGCCGGTTGGTAGCGGAGGAATTGCAGTCCTGA
- a CDS encoding 23S rRNA (pseudouridine(1915)-N(3))-methyltransferase RlmH, with protein MKLRVCVIGKPKLAYAKAGVEVYLERLQRYGKLELLYLKEGSQAQEGERLLQASEGYKRVVLDERGQNPNTLAFKARLEAWELDSKGVAFLIGGAEGHAQGVRDQADWLLSLSKLTLQHELALVVLLEQLYRVETLKRGEPYHR; from the coding sequence ATGAAACTGCGCGTCTGTGTGATTGGCAAACCCAAGCTGGCCTACGCCAAAGCCGGCGTGGAGGTGTACCTGGAGCGTTTGCAGCGCTACGGGAAGCTCGAGCTCCTCTACTTGAAGGAAGGCTCCCAGGCCCAGGAGGGAGAGCGGTTGCTGCAAGCCTCCGAAGGCTACAAACGGGTGGTGTTGGACGAGCGGGGGCAGAACCCCAACACCCTGGCCTTCAAGGCCCGGCTCGAGGCCTGGGAACTGGATTCAAAGGGCGTGGCCTTCCTGATTGGCGGGGCCGAAGGCCATGCCCAGGGGGTGCGCGACCAGGCCGACTGGCTGCTGTCCTTGTCTAAACTAACCCTTCAGCACGAGCTGGCCCTGGTGGTGCTTTTGGAACAGCTCTACCGGGTCGAAACCCTCAAGCGGGGCGAGCCCTATCACCGATAA